The Clostridioides difficile genome has a segment encoding these proteins:
- the sigG gene encoding RNA polymerase sporulation sigma factor SigG has translation MQVNKVEICGVNTSELPVLKNKQMKELLLQIKSGDEEARQQFVRGNLRLVLSVIKKFNNRGENIDDLFQIGCIGLIKAIDNFDLSQNVRFSTYAVPMIIGEIRRYLRDNNPIRVSRSLKDIAYKALQVRERLIRTNSKEPTVSEIAKELELEVESVVMALDAIQDPISLFDPVYQDNGDAIFVMDQVQDKKDTDENWLQEISLKEAIKKLNSREKLVLDLRFYKGRTQIEVADEIGISQAQVSRIEKNALKNMRKYV, from the coding sequence ATGCAAGTTAATAAGGTTGAAATATGTGGTGTTAATACATCTGAACTTCCAGTTCTTAAAAATAAGCAAATGAAGGAACTTTTATTACAAATAAAAAGTGGTGATGAAGAAGCCAGACAACAATTTGTAAGAGGAAATTTAAGGTTAGTCTTGAGTGTAATAAAAAAATTTAACAACAGAGGAGAAAATATAGACGATTTATTTCAAATAGGTTGTATTGGTCTTATAAAAGCTATAGATAATTTTGATTTAAGTCAAAATGTCAGATTTTCAACTTATGCTGTTCCTATGATTATAGGGGAAATTAGAAGATACTTAAGAGACAATAATCCAATCAGAGTAAGTAGATCATTAAAAGATATAGCATATAAGGCACTACAAGTCAGAGAAAGGTTAATTAGAACAAATTCAAAAGAACCAACAGTATCAGAAATAGCAAAAGAATTAGAATTAGAAGTGGAGTCAGTTGTAATGGCACTTGATGCTATACAAGATCCGATATCTTTATTTGACCCAGTATATCAAGATAATGGAGATGCGATATTTGTAATGGATCAAGTTCAAGACAAAAAAGATACTGATGAAAACTGGTTACAAGAAATATCACTTAAGGAAGCTATTAAAAAATTAAATAGTAGAGAAAAGTTGGTATTAGATTTAAGATTTTACAAAGGAAGAACTCAGATAGAAGTTGCTGATGAAATCGGTATATCTCAAGCACAAGTATCAAGAATTGAAAAAAATGCTTTAAAAAATATGAGAAAATATGTATAA
- a CDS encoding YlmC/YmxH family sporulation protein — translation MIRVSDIMEKEIINVKNGKRMGFIIDIDMDIHEGKVVSFTIFGDGSRSFFSRGGDEEVIFWNDILKIGCDTIIVNIGSELSLDEFDI, via the coding sequence ATGATTAGAGTTTCTGATATAATGGAAAAAGAAATTATAAATGTAAAAAATGGAAAAAGGATGGGTTTCATAATAGACATAGATATGGATATCCATGAGGGAAAAGTAGTCTCATTTACCATTTTTGGAGATGGAAGTAGAAGTTTTTTTTCAAGAGGAGGGGATGAAGAAGTTATATTTTGGAATGATATACTTAAAATAGGTTGTGATACAATAATAGTAAATATAGGTTCAGAATTAAGCTTAGATGAATTTGATATATAG
- the nrdR gene encoding transcriptional regulator NrdR — MQCPYCNYKESKVIDSRHTDLKSIRRRRECELCKKRFTTYEKIETTPLMVIKKDNSREYFDREKIKYGLLKACEKRPVSVEDIESIVVHIENEINKCFIEEIETKKIGEMVMDKLKDLDEVAYVRFASVYRQFKDINTFVNELKSILIEKGDK; from the coding sequence ATGCAATGTCCTTATTGCAATTATAAAGAATCAAAGGTAATAGATTCTAGACATACAGATTTAAAATCTATTAGAAGAAGACGTGAATGTGAATTATGTAAAAAGAGATTTACTACTTATGAAAAAATAGAAACGACTCCTCTAATGGTTATTAAAAAAGATAATAGTAGAGAGTATTTTGATAGAGAAAAAATAAAATACGGATTATTAAAGGCATGTGAAAAAAGACCTGTATCTGTTGAAGATATTGAGAGCATAGTTGTACATATTGAAAATGAAATAAATAAATGTTTTATAGAAGAAATCGAAACTAAAAAAATTGGTGAAATGGTAATGGATAAATTGAAAGATTTAGATGAAGTAGCCTATGTAAGATTTGCTTCTGTGTATAGACAATTTAAAGACATAAATACTTTTGTAAATGAACTTAAAAGTATACTAATAGAAAAAGGGGACAAATGA
- the pgeF gene encoding peptidoglycan editing factor PgeF, whose amino-acid sequence MKDYINLKSVEDIKEYVNLIGNCKEIDEKLNSINLVITCKNIDAKSKEDMLKVCKECDLMFENLTSNSQIHSDIVNIVNRENIGQRIEGDALITNLEKVPLLLFTADCVPISIIDDKNKAIGLAHAGWKGTFSNIGHKTIKLMSETYKTAPEDLICIIGPSIGPCCYEVSEDLVEKFNTILTNNHEKFYIIKEGSYYLDLWKINEYMLRCSGVKKENIINLNLCTSCRADEFHSYRKHNKASERIGTVLQIK is encoded by the coding sequence ATGAAAGATTATATAAATCTAAAAAGTGTAGAAGATATTAAAGAGTATGTTAATTTAATTGGCAATTGTAAAGAAATTGATGAAAAATTAAATTCTATAAATCTAGTTATAACTTGTAAAAATATAGATGCAAAAAGTAAAGAAGATATGTTAAAAGTTTGTAAGGAATGCGATTTAATGTTTGAAAATTTAACTAGTAATTCTCAAATACATTCAGACATAGTTAACATAGTTAACAGAGAGAATATAGGACAAAGAATAGAAGGAGATGCACTTATAACAAACTTAGAGAAAGTGCCACTTTTATTGTTTACAGCAGACTGTGTACCTATATCAATTATAGATGATAAAAATAAAGCCATAGGACTGGCACATGCGGGCTGGAAAGGAACTTTTAGTAATATAGGTCACAAAACAATAAAATTGATGTCTGAGACTTATAAAACAGCTCCTGAAGACTTAATATGTATAATTGGACCATCAATTGGGCCTTGTTGTTATGAAGTTTCTGAGGATTTGGTAGAAAAATTTAACACAATTCTTACAAATAATCATGAAAAGTTCTATATAATAAAAGAGGGAAGTTACTATTTAGATTTATGGAAAATTAATGAGTATATGCTGAGATGTAGTGGAGTCAAAAAAGAAAATATAATAAATTTAAATCTATGCACTAGTTGTAGAGCAGATGAATTCCACTCTTATAGAAAACATAATAAGGCATCAGAACGAATAGGAACGGTACTACAGATAAAATAG
- a CDS encoding response regulator transcription factor — translation MNTKVLVIDDEMHIVELLKFNLEVSNYEVSYSYDGFDGFIKAKEVKPDLILLDWMLPNISGIEVLRKIRSDKDLKNIPVIMLTAKNMENDKVEGLEVGADDYITKPFSIKELLARVSSVLRRYNLTSTGEENNILTTGNLKLDLSKHEVTKGSEKIELTLKEFELLKLLIQNKGKVLSRNYLLDKIWGYEYYGETRTVDVHIRYLRKKIEDEDKSEKYIETIRGVGYKID, via the coding sequence ATGAATACTAAAGTGCTTGTTATAGACGATGAAATGCATATAGTTGAGCTATTAAAATTCAATTTGGAGGTGTCAAACTACGAAGTTAGTTATTCATATGATGGATTTGATGGATTTATAAAAGCTAAGGAAGTTAAACCAGATTTAATACTTTTAGATTGGATGCTACCGAATATAAGTGGAATAGAAGTATTGAGAAAAATAAGAAGTGATAAAGACTTGAAAAATATTCCTGTTATAATGCTTACTGCTAAAAATATGGAAAATGACAAGGTTGAAGGGCTTGAAGTAGGTGCTGATGATTATATAACCAAGCCATTTAGTATAAAAGAATTGCTAGCTAGGGTTAGCTCTGTTTTAAGAAGATATAACTTAACTAGTACAGGTGAAGAAAATAATATACTTACCACAGGTAATCTAAAGCTAGATTTATCAAAGCATGAAGTTACTAAAGGTTCTGAAAAGATAGAGTTAACACTTAAAGAGTTTGAACTGTTGAAATTATTAATTCAGAATAAAGGTAAAGTACTTTCAAGAAACTATCTTTTAGATAAAATATGGGGCTATGAATACTATGGAGAAACTAGAACAGTAGATGTCCATATAAGATATTTAAGAAAAAAAATAGAAGATGAAGATAAATCAGAAAAATATATAGAAACTATAAGAGGTGTAGGATACAAAATAGATTAG
- a CDS encoding ATP-binding protein produces the protein MEELNNIYFFIVMLSIAIVILSVRYTITLRKYLKEFIYVSKKVSNKEFHARLNISAKGELGELARNFNHMIKNMDDTLEEVQYKHLQLRSILKSISHGILAIDVNGNILLINDEAKEMIKSEPNQLVEGHNINAVIKEEEILKQILQFIGSKENETAKITTKDDIVYKIKVDPVYLQNTNNVIIGSIVNIEDITKKVKLENMRSDFVANVSHELKTPLTSISGFVETLKSNENIDVNTRNRFLEIIESESDRLKRLIDDILLLSFVENKDTLLMEDVVIYDVFREVYEITQRSASEKNIEVLYKCDDKSIKILSNRDYIKQVFLNLVDNAIKYTQDNGIVQVVVLKDEEKIIIKVIDNGVGIPKEDVERIFERFYRVDKARSRDVGGTGLGLAITKHIVKSLNGCIKVKSELGIGSEFIVIILQKNFLK, from the coding sequence GTGGAAGAATTAAATAACATATATTTTTTTATTGTTATGTTGTCTATAGCCATTGTAATATTGTCTGTAAGATATACAATAACACTAAGGAAATACTTAAAAGAGTTTATATACGTTTCAAAAAAAGTGAGTAACAAAGAATTTCATGCTAGGTTGAATATATCAGCTAAAGGAGAACTAGGAGAATTAGCTAGAAATTTTAATCATATGATTAAAAATATGGACGATACATTGGAAGAAGTACAATATAAACATTTACAATTAAGGTCTATATTAAAGAGTATATCTCATGGAATTTTAGCTATAGATGTAAATGGAAACATATTATTGATAAATGATGAAGCTAAAGAAATGATAAAGAGCGAACCAAACCAACTAGTTGAAGGTCATAATATTAATGCTGTAATAAAAGAAGAAGAAATATTAAAGCAGATACTTCAATTTATAGGTTCTAAAGAAAATGAAACTGCAAAGATTACTACTAAAGATGATATAGTATACAAAATAAAAGTGGACCCAGTTTATCTTCAAAATACCAATAATGTAATAATTGGTTCAATAGTAAATATAGAAGATATTACTAAAAAAGTGAAGCTTGAAAATATGAGAAGTGATTTTGTTGCTAATGTAAGTCATGAACTTAAAACACCACTTACATCTATAAGTGGATTTGTTGAAACATTAAAATCTAATGAGAATATAGATGTAAATACTAGAAATAGGTTTTTGGAAATAATAGAAAGTGAATCAGACAGATTAAAAAGATTGATTGATGACATATTATTATTATCATTTGTAGAAAATAAAGACACTCTTCTAATGGAAGATGTTGTAATATATGATGTATTCAGAGAGGTATATGAAATAACTCAACGTTCAGCTAGTGAAAAAAATATAGAAGTTTTGTATAAATGTGATGATAAATCAATAAAAATACTATCTAATAGAGATTATATCAAGCAAGTATTTTTAAATTTAGTTGATAATGCTATAAAATACACTCAAGATAATGGTATTGTACAAGTTGTAGTTTTAAAAGATGAAGAAAAAATAATAATTAAAGTTATAGATAATGGTGTTGGAATACCAAAAGAAGATGTAGAACGTATCTTTGAGCGCTTCTATAGAGTAGATAAAGCAAGAAGTAGAGATGTAGGAGGAACGGGTTTAGGATTGGCTATAACGAAGCATATAGTCAAATCATTAAATGGATGTATAAAAGTAAAAAGTGAACTTGGTATTGGTAGCGAATTTATTGTTATAATACTACAAAAAAATTTCCTTAAATAG
- a CDS encoding YIEGIA family protein — MEESLLGANLFRHSFIVAVIIGILCRGLVLRVTDKQYPSRPQDYLEQIIISGLSASLGAIALPALIDKEFAALTFFAVAIQQFQGLAEQERITLKNIDNEELVPKGDAYVEEIASTYESRSYISLFSALVSSIVYIIVSKRYDPGFIYCTILAVIAGALVGLIFRRFLRRNSIADIADIVPAEVSFEGPILKVNGVIITNIGLENTRKKYKNECLAIEIIPRDLGAFGIVNDIGQRQAIIHNLFIHMGIDKDVDEVDIVAISKTNLEKSTVVIPYIPIIKDIDVMIDVVKSTPIIETSKGKQSDFSRKTL, encoded by the coding sequence ATGGAAGAAAGCTTATTAGGTGCAAATTTATTTAGACACTCTTTTATAGTAGCAGTGATTATAGGAATATTGTGTAGAGGATTAGTTTTAAGAGTTACAGATAAACAATACCCATCAAGACCACAAGATTATTTAGAACAGATAATAATATCAGGGCTTTCAGCTTCATTGGGTGCGATAGCATTACCTGCACTTATAGATAAGGAGTTTGCAGCATTAACATTTTTTGCAGTAGCAATACAACAATTTCAAGGTCTTGCAGAGCAAGAAAGAATAACCTTAAAAAATATCGACAATGAAGAATTAGTACCAAAAGGAGATGCTTATGTAGAAGAAATAGCATCTACGTATGAATCTAGAAGTTATATAAGTCTTTTTTCTGCACTAGTATCTTCTATAGTTTACATTATTGTCTCAAAACGATATGACCCTGGTTTTATTTATTGTACAATATTAGCTGTTATAGCAGGAGCTTTGGTTGGTTTGATTTTTAGAAGATTTCTAAGACGAAATAGTATAGCAGATATAGCAGATATAGTTCCTGCTGAAGTAAGTTTTGAAGGACCTATTTTAAAAGTAAATGGTGTAATAATAACTAATATAGGTTTAGAGAATACAAGAAAAAAATATAAAAATGAATGTTTAGCTATAGAGATTATACCAAGAGATTTGGGTGCATTTGGAATAGTAAATGATATAGGACAAAGACAAGCTATAATACATAATCTATTTATTCATATGGGTATAGATAAGGATGTAGATGAGGTTGATATTGTAGCGATATCTAAAACTAACTTAGAAAAAAGCACTGTGGTTATACCATATATACCAATAATCAAGGATATAGATGTAATGATAGATGTAGTAAAGAGCACTCCTATCATAGAGACATCAAAAGGAAAACAGAGTGATTTTTCTAGAAAGACTTTATAG
- a CDS encoding YIEGIA family protein → MDRVFFVAVIIGMTSRVIMLNLDQKQYPTQPNVLLSQLILAFVASALGALLVPALINRSYTSITFLSLAAEQFRQVRANRRNTLQNLEEVQLVKRGAAFIEEIARTYEVRNYMCIVTSFLTIGLYYVILAETNISEGVSLVISSICGLLLAFILKKLLTRKSIGDIADVMPADISFVNESILKVGDLKGITNIGLKSDREVYINRGVGIQIIPKDRDYANAGILFDSGQRQAIVYNIYSRLGLYGDYGEPAFVPLPRRNKDDESIMIAYLPVDRNVEKVMEAVKSCPILSSSKGKNLSLKNYKIVKKGSA, encoded by the coding sequence ATGGATAGAGTATTTTTTGTTGCAGTTATTATTGGTATGACATCAAGAGTTATAATGTTAAACTTAGACCAAAAACAGTACCCTACACAACCAAATGTTTTGCTATCTCAGCTTATATTAGCTTTTGTTGCTTCTGCATTAGGAGCATTACTAGTTCCAGCTCTTATAAATCGTTCTTATACATCGATAACATTTTTATCTTTGGCAGCAGAACAGTTTAGACAAGTAAGAGCAAATAGAAGAAATACACTGCAAAACTTAGAAGAAGTTCAACTTGTAAAAAGAGGAGCTGCATTTATAGAAGAGATAGCTAGAACTTATGAAGTAAGAAATTATATGTGCATAGTCACATCTTTTTTAACAATAGGATTATACTATGTAATACTTGCAGAAACAAATATAAGTGAAGGTGTGAGTTTGGTAATAAGTTCAATTTGTGGATTATTATTAGCATTTATACTGAAGAAACTTCTTACTAGAAAAAGTATTGGAGATATAGCTGATGTAATGCCTGCTGATATTAGCTTTGTAAATGAGTCTATACTGAAGGTAGGAGATTTAAAAGGGATAACAAATATAGGTCTAAAAAGTGATAGAGAAGTATATATTAATAGAGGTGTAGGAATACAAATAATTCCTAAAGATAGAGATTATGCTAATGCAGGAATATTATTTGATTCGGGTCAAAGACAAGCTATAGTATACAATATATATTCAAGATTAGGTTTATATGGAGATTATGGAGAGCCTGCATTTGTACCATTACCTAGACGAAATAAAGATGATGAAAGTATAATGATTGCTTATTTACCAGTAGATAGAAATGTTGAAAAGGTAATGGAAGCTGTAAAATCATGTCCAATACTTTCAAGTTCTAAAGGTAAAAACTTATCACTGAAAAACTATAAAATAGTAAAGAAAGGAAGTGCATAA
- a CDS encoding DUF512 domain-containing protein, whose amino-acid sequence MEVNVKKINNIISKVYKDSIAEEIGIEVGDLLISVNEQPIHDIIEYRFLLSDEYLEVEIQKKDGEVYIYEIEKDYDEDLGVEFTNPIIDQAKSCRNKCMFCFIDQLPEGMRETLYFKDDDSRLSFLQGNFVTLTNMSEEDINNIIKYRISPINISVHTTNPELRQKMISNKFAGKLYGIMKRLADAHIEMNCQIVLCPGINDGKELERTIKELAQLYPYVNSVAIVPVGITKHRVNLAELNIFDNKGASKTIEQIHAMQQKYLEKIGTRFAFLSDEFYILSSRELPGYEEYEGFLQFEDGVGMIRKLKTEIEEYLNTLSENILKRDKKVSIATGHSAYEFIQSMAEAMMDKFKNLQIDVYEIKNKFFGETITVSGLLTAKDLKEQLENKELGEALYITRSMLKADEEIFLDNIELNQLEELMKIKIIPCLNEGKDFVDKILK is encoded by the coding sequence ATGGAAGTAAATGTAAAAAAAATAAATAATATTATAAGTAAAGTTTACAAAGATAGTATTGCAGAAGAAATAGGTATAGAAGTAGGAGATTTACTTATATCTGTAAATGAACAGCCAATACATGATATAATAGAGTATAGATTCTTACTAAGTGATGAGTATTTAGAGGTAGAAATACAAAAAAAAGATGGCGAAGTCTACATATATGAGATAGAAAAAGACTATGATGAAGATTTGGGTGTTGAATTTACAAATCCAATAATTGACCAAGCTAAAAGTTGTAGAAATAAATGTATGTTTTGTTTTATAGACCAGTTGCCAGAAGGAATGAGAGAAACTCTTTATTTTAAAGATGATGACTCAAGACTATCTTTTTTACAAGGAAATTTTGTTACACTTACAAATATGAGTGAAGAAGATATAAATAATATCATTAAATACAGAATAAGTCCTATAAATATATCTGTGCATACAACTAATCCAGAATTAAGACAAAAAATGATAAGCAATAAATTTGCAGGAAAATTATATGGTATAATGAAGAGATTGGCAGATGCTCATATAGAAATGAACTGTCAAATTGTTTTATGTCCAGGTATAAATGATGGAAAGGAATTGGAGAGAACAATAAAAGAATTAGCTCAACTTTATCCATATGTAAATAGCGTTGCTATAGTTCCAGTTGGGATTACAAAGCATAGAGTAAATTTAGCAGAATTAAATATATTTGATAATAAGGGTGCAAGTAAAACTATAGAGCAAATACATGCAATGCAACAGAAATATCTTGAGAAAATAGGGACTCGATTTGCATTTTTATCAGATGAATTTTATATATTATCTAGTAGAGAATTGCCTGGATATGAAGAATATGAAGGATTTTTACAGTTTGAAGATGGTGTAGGTATGATACGTAAGTTAAAAACTGAGATTGAAGAGTATCTAAATACATTGTCTGAGAATATTTTAAAAAGAGACAAAAAGGTATCAATAGCTACTGGACATTCTGCATATGAATTTATACAAAGCATGGCAGAGGCTATGATGGACAAGTTTAAAAATCTTCAAATAGATGTTTATGAAATAAAAAATAAGTTTTTTGGAGAAACAATAACAGTATCAGGTCTTTTAACAGCTAAAGACTTAAAAGAGCAACTTGAGAATAAGGAATTGGGAGAAGCTCTTTATATAACAAGAAGTATGTTAAAAGCAGATGAAGAAATTTTCTTAGATAATATTGAACTAAATCAGTTAGAAGAACTTATGAAAATAAAAATTATCCCATGCTTAAATGAAGGAAAAGATTTTGTGGATAAAATTTTAAAATAG
- the der gene encoding ribosome biogenesis GTPase Der, with translation MSRPVVAVVGRPNVGKSTIFNKFAGKRISIVEDTPGVTRDRIFAEVEWLDKYFTLVDTGGIEPDSEDIILSQMRNQAMLAMDMSHVILFIVDGKAGITAADKEIAQILRKTKKPVILVVNKIDSQSQFDNIYDFYELGFGTPFGVSGANSMGFGDLLDEIVQNFPAGLDTEYEEDIIRVAITGKPNAGKSSILNKILGEERVIVSPIAGTTRDAIDTYFEKNGQKFLLIDTAGLRRKSKIYETIEKYSVIRAMSAVDRADVVLIVIDALEGVTEQDTKVAGIAHDEGKGCIFVVNKWDLIEKDNKTMSNYTKDIKEKFPFMMYAPIVFVSAKTNQRMNKILDTVEYVSNEHSKRISTSALNEVIGEAVMLNQPPSDKGRRLKIYYGTQTDIRPPKITLFINDKNLTHFSYQRYLENKIRENFGFEGTSIKIEYRQKSKK, from the coding sequence ATAAGTAGGCCAGTTGTAGCTGTAGTTGGGAGACCAAATGTTGGTAAGTCTACAATATTTAATAAATTTGCAGGAAAAAGGATATCAATAGTTGAAGATACACCAGGAGTTACAAGAGATAGAATATTTGCAGAAGTAGAATGGCTAGATAAATATTTTACGTTAGTAGATACAGGAGGTATTGAACCTGATAGCGAAGATATAATATTATCTCAGATGAGAAATCAAGCGATGCTTGCAATGGACATGTCCCATGTAATACTTTTTATAGTTGATGGCAAGGCTGGAATAACAGCTGCTGATAAAGAAATTGCTCAGATACTTAGAAAAACAAAAAAACCAGTAATTTTAGTAGTTAATAAAATTGATAGTCAAAGTCAGTTTGACAATATATATGATTTTTACGAATTAGGTTTTGGAACTCCTTTTGGAGTGTCAGGAGCTAATAGTATGGGATTTGGAGATTTATTAGATGAGATAGTTCAAAATTTTCCAGCAGGATTAGATACAGAGTATGAAGAAGATATAATAAGAGTAGCTATAACAGGTAAGCCAAATGCAGGTAAGAGTTCTATACTTAATAAGATATTAGGAGAAGAAAGAGTAATAGTAAGTCCAATTGCAGGAACTACTAGAGATGCAATAGATACTTATTTTGAAAAAAATGGACAGAAGTTTCTTCTTATAGATACAGCTGGGCTTAGAAGAAAAAGTAAAATATATGAGACAATAGAAAAATACAGTGTAATAAGAGCTATGAGTGCTGTAGATAGAGCAGATGTAGTGTTAATAGTTATAGACGCTTTGGAAGGCGTGACAGAGCAGGATACAAAAGTTGCAGGTATAGCACATGATGAAGGCAAGGGATGTATATTTGTAGTCAATAAATGGGACTTAATAGAAAAAGATAATAAGACAATGAGTAATTACACAAAAGATATAAAAGAAAAATTCCCATTTATGATGTATGCTCCAATAGTATTTGTTTCTGCAAAGACTAATCAAAGAATGAATAAAATATTAGACACAGTTGAATATGTATCAAATGAACATTCTAAGAGAATATCAACTTCAGCATTAAATGAAGTAATTGGAGAAGCTGTAATGTTAAATCAACCACCATCTGATAAAGGTAGAAGATTAAAAATTTACTATGGAACTCAAACAGACATTAGACCTCCTAAAATTACTTTATTTATAAATGACAAGAACTTAACTCACTTCTCATATCAAAGATACCTTGAAAATAAGATAAGAGAAAACTTTGGATTTGAAGGAACTTCCATAAAGATTGAGTATAGACAAAAAAGTAAAAAGTAA
- the plsY gene encoding glycerol-3-phosphate 1-O-acyltransferase PlsY — MEIFSYIIIAVIAYLLGNISTSYIVAKRIAGVDIRTQGSGNAGSTNVLRTLGKRAGAMTFLGDVFKGVIAVLISEIAAKLVGIDTLLAGYLAVICVVAGHNWPAVLGFRGGKGVATSLGAMLAVNPAITLMCLAVFILVVIITKYVSLGSVVGIGCSPIFMIIAKNKAGLVVALFLTISVIYNHRANIKRLLNGTERKIGQKKE, encoded by the coding sequence GTGGAGATATTTAGTTATATAATTATTGCTGTAATTGCATATTTATTAGGCAATATATCAACCTCGTATATAGTTGCAAAGCGAATTGCTGGGGTTGATATAAGGACTCAAGGTTCAGGTAATGCAGGCTCGACAAATGTGCTTAGAACACTTGGGAAAAGAGCAGGAGCAATGACTTTTTTAGGTGATGTTTTTAAAGGTGTAATTGCTGTTTTAATATCTGAAATTGCAGCAAAGTTGGTTGGTATAGATACTCTTTTAGCTGGATATCTAGCAGTTATATGTGTTGTAGCAGGCCATAATTGGCCAGCAGTTTTAGGATTTAGAGGAGGTAAAGGTGTTGCAACTTCGTTAGGTGCAATGCTTGCTGTAAATCCAGCAATAACATTAATGTGTTTAGCAGTATTTATATTGGTGGTAATTATAACAAAATATGTTTCATTAGGTTCTGTTGTTGGTATAGGTTGTTCACCAATATTTATGATTATAGCAAAAAATAAAGCTGGGTTAGTTGTAGCTTTGTTTTTAACCATATCAGTAATATATAATCACAGAGCAAATATAAAGCGATTATTAAATGGGACAGAAAGAAAAATTGGTCAAAAGAAAGAATAG
- a CDS encoding NAD(P)H-dependent glycerol-3-phosphate dehydrogenase, which translates to MEKVCVLGTGSWGSALALGLAKKGNDVSMWTRKEEQAKKINRTKENTDYLPGVLFPNNITISTDIEKTIENCKVIVLAVPSQAVRSTCEKIKPFAKAGQIIVNVAKGLEKGTGLRLSQVCEEELPQNPYVILSGPSHAEEVARDIPTTVVVASKELKIAQSIQDLFMSPKLRVYTNPDIVGVELGGALKNIIAFGAGICDGLGYGDNAKAALMTRGISEMSRLGTAMGANMSTFAGLSGIGDLIVTCTSMHSRNRRAGILIGQGMSLEDTLKEVKMVVEGITATEVAHDVAEKLNIDMPITNAIYSVITKGSNPKEVGIELMMRSKKHEMEEVVLGDDV; encoded by the coding sequence ATGGAGAAAGTATGTGTATTAGGTACTGGAAGTTGGGGAAGTGCATTAGCTTTAGGTCTTGCAAAAAAAGGTAATGATGTAAGCATGTGGACTCGAAAAGAAGAACAAGCTAAAAAAATAAACAGGACTAAAGAAAATACAGACTATTTACCAGGAGTATTATTTCCAAATAATATAACTATAAGTACTGATATAGAAAAAACTATAGAAAATTGCAAAGTAATAGTTTTAGCAGTTCCATCTCAAGCTGTAAGAAGTACTTGTGAAAAAATAAAACCATTTGCAAAAGCTGGACAAATTATTGTTAATGTAGCAAAAGGTCTTGAAAAAGGCACTGGACTTAGATTGTCTCAGGTATGTGAAGAAGAATTGCCACAAAATCCATATGTAATACTATCTGGACCATCTCATGCTGAAGAAGTAGCAAGAGATATACCTACTACAGTAGTAGTAGCATCTAAAGAATTAAAAATAGCACAGAGTATACAAGATTTATTTATGAGCCCTAAACTTAGAGTTTATACAAATCCAGATATAGTTGGAGTTGAACTTGGAGGAGCATTAAAAAATATTATAGCTTTTGGTGCAGGTATATGTGATGGGTTAGGGTATGGTGACAATGCAAAAGCAGCTCTTATGACAAGAGGAATTAGTGAAATGAGTAGACTTGGTACTGCTATGGGAGCCAATATGTCCACATTTGCAGGTCTTTCAGGGATTGGAGATTTAATAGTTACTTGTACAAGCATGCATAGTAGAAATAGAAGAGCAGGTATACTTATAGGCCAAGGTATGAGCTTAGAAGACACCTTAAAAGAAGTGAAGATGGTTGTAGAAGGAATAACTGCTACTGAAGTAGCACATGATGTTGCTGAAAAGCTGAATATAGATATGCCAATAACTAATGCTATATATTCTGTAATAACTAAAGGTTCAAATCCTAAAGAAGTTGGAATAGAGCTAATGATGAGAAGTAAAAAACACGAAATGGAAGAAGTAGTTTTAGGTGATGATGTATAA